In Dama dama isolate Ldn47 chromosome 20, ASM3311817v1, whole genome shotgun sequence, a single window of DNA contains:
- the AGXT gene encoding alanine--glyoxylate aminotransferase codes for MLWALTTARAVLGHRAAGWVRTMASHSLLVAPPAALSKPLSIPSRLLLGPGPSNLTPRVMAAGGLQTLGHMHQEVYQIMDEIKQGIQYVFQTRNALTLAISGSGHCALEAALFNLLEPGDSFLVGVSGIWGQRAQDIAERIGARVYPMIKVPGGHFTLQEVEEALARHKPALLFLAHGESSTGVMQPLDGYGELCHRYQCLLLVDSVASLGGAPIHMDRQGIDVLYSGSQKVLNAPPGTSLISFSNKAKSKIYARKTKPVSFYLDIKWLANFWGCDDKPRTYHHTTPVVSLYSLRESLAHLAEKGLENSWRQHREASEYLHACLQGLGLQLFVKDPALRLPTITSVVVPMGYDWRDIVKYIMDHHGIEIAGGLGPSAGKVLRIGLLGGNATRENVGRVTRALREALQRCPRNKL; via the exons ATGCTCTGGGCACTGACCACGGCCAGGGCGGTCCTGGGGCACAGGGCGGCAGGCTGGGTGAGGACTATGGCCTCCCACTCGCTGCTGGTGGCCCCCCCGGCGGCCCTGAGCAAGCCGCTGTCCATCCCCAGCCGGCTGCTGCTGGGGCCAGGCCCCTCCAACCTGACCCCCCGCGTCATGGCAGCCGGGGGGCTGCAGACGCTGGGCCACATGCACCAGGAGGTATACCAG ATCATGGACGAGATCAAGCAAGGCATCCAGTACGTGTTCCAGACCAGGAATGCCCTCACCCTGGCCATCAGCGGCTCGGGGCACTGCGCCCTGGAGGCCGCCCTGTTCAACCTGCTGGAGCCAGGCGACTCCTTCCTGGTCGGGGTCAGCGGCATCTGGGGGCAGCGGGCCCAGGACATCGCAGAGCGCATCG GAGCCCGCGTGTACCCGATGATCAAGGTGCCTGGAGGCCACTTCACTctgcaggaggtggaggag GCTCTGGCCCGGCACAAGCCAGCTCTCCTGTTCTTGGCCCATGGAGAGTCATCCACCGGCGTGATGCAGCCTCTTGATGGCTATGGGGAGCTCTGTCACAG GTACCAGTGCCTGCTCCTGGTGGATTCAGTGGCATCCCTGGGGGGTGCCCCCATCCACATGGACCGGCAGG GCATCGACGTCCTCTACTCGGGCTCCCAGAAGGTCCTGAACGCGCCCCCAGGCACCTCGCTCATCTCCTTCAGCAACAAGGCCAA AAGTAAGATCTATGCTCGTAAGACCAAGCCCGTCTCTTTCTACCTGGACATCAAGTGGCTGGCCAACTTCTGGGGCTGTGATGACAAGCCCAGGAC GTACCACCACACCACCCCCGTCGTCAGCCTGTACAGCCTGAGGGAGAGCCTGGCCCACCTGGCGGAGAag GGCCTGGAGAACAGCTGGCGGCAGCACCGCGAGGCCTCCGAGTACCTGCACGCGTGTCTGCAGGGGCTGGGCCTGCAGCTGTTCGTGAAGGACCCg GCGCTCCGACTGCCCACCATCACCAGTGTGGTGGTCCCCATGGGCTATGACTGGAGGGACATTGTCAAGTACATCATGGACCACCACGGCATCGAGATTGCCGGCGGCCTTGGGCCCTCGGCGGGGAAG GTGCTGCGGATCGGCCTGCTGGGCGGCAACGCCACACGGGAGAATGTGGGCCGGGTGACCCGGGCCCTGCGGGAGGCCCTGCAGCGCTGCCCCCGCAACAAGCTGTGA